A window of the Streptomyces sp. NBC_00250 genome harbors these coding sequences:
- a CDS encoding cystathionine gamma-synthase gives MSDQHSHQSFETRAIHAGNTADPLTGAVVPPIYQVSTYKQDGVGGLRGGYEYSRSANPTRTALEENLAALEGGRRGLAFASGLAAEDCLLRTLLAPGDHVVIPNDAYGGTFRLFAKVVQRWGVDFSVANTSDVEAVRAAVNDRTKLIWVETPSNPLLGITDIEAIAGVARQAGVKLVVDNTFASPYLQQPLALGADVVVHSLTKYMGGHSDVVGGALVTADEALGEELAYHQNAMGAVAGPFDSWIVLRGIKTLAVRMDRHSENAEKIVEMLTQHPKVTQVLYPGLPEHPGHEIAAKQMRSFGGMISFRVQGGEQAAVEVCNRAQLFTLGESLGGVESLIEHPGRMTHASVAGSALEVPADLVRLSVGIENVEDLLADLRQALG, from the coding sequence ATGAGCGACCAGCACTCTCACCAGAGCTTCGAGACCCGCGCGATCCACGCGGGCAACACCGCCGACCCGCTGACCGGCGCGGTCGTCCCGCCCATCTACCAGGTGTCCACCTACAAGCAGGACGGCGTGGGCGGGCTGCGCGGCGGTTACGAGTACAGCCGCAGCGCCAACCCCACCCGTACGGCCCTTGAGGAGAACCTTGCGGCCCTGGAGGGCGGCCGGCGCGGTCTCGCCTTCGCCTCGGGGCTGGCCGCCGAGGACTGCCTGCTGCGCACGCTCCTCGCGCCCGGCGACCACGTGGTCATCCCGAACGACGCCTACGGCGGCACCTTCCGGCTCTTCGCCAAGGTCGTGCAGCGCTGGGGCGTGGACTTCTCGGTGGCGAACACCTCCGACGTCGAGGCGGTGCGCGCCGCCGTCAACGACCGTACGAAGCTGATCTGGGTCGAGACCCCGTCGAACCCGCTGCTCGGCATCACCGACATCGAGGCGATCGCGGGCGTCGCCCGCCAGGCCGGCGTCAAGCTCGTCGTCGACAACACCTTCGCCTCGCCGTACCTCCAGCAGCCGCTGGCGCTCGGCGCGGACGTCGTCGTGCACTCGCTCACCAAGTACATGGGCGGCCACTCCGACGTCGTCGGCGGCGCCCTGGTGACGGCGGACGAGGCGCTCGGCGAGGAGCTCGCGTACCACCAGAACGCGATGGGAGCGGTCGCCGGTCCCTTCGACTCGTGGATCGTGCTGCGCGGCATCAAGACCCTCGCGGTCCGCATGGACCGGCACAGCGAGAACGCCGAGAAGATCGTCGAGATGCTGACCCAGCACCCGAAGGTCACCCAGGTCCTCTACCCGGGCCTCCCGGAGCACCCGGGGCACGAGATCGCGGCCAAGCAGATGCGCTCGTTCGGCGGCATGATCTCCTTCCGCGTGCAGGGCGGCGAGCAGGCGGCCGTCGAGGTCTGCAACCGCGCGCAGCTCTTCACCCTCGGCGAGTCCCTCGGCGGCGTCGAGTCCCTCATCGAGCACCCGGGCCGGATGACCCACGCGAGCGTCGCGGGCTCCGCCCTGGAGGTCCCCGCGGACCTCGTCCGTCTCTCGGTGGGCATCGAGAACGTCGAGGACCTGCTCGCGGACCTGCGCCAGGCGCTGGGCTAG
- a CDS encoding NAD(P)-dependent alcohol dehydrogenase — protein sequence MTTNVTTVPAFAAPAANAPLERTTVPRRAVGEHDVLIEIKYAGICHSDIHQARDGWGEGIFPMVPGHEIAGFVAEVGSGVTKFQVGDRVGVGCFVDSCRECAYCLQGLEQYCSGTGMTGTYNALDKNGEPTYGGYSTHIVVDENYTLRIPEGIALDEAAPLLCAGITLYSPLAHWQAGPGKKVAIVGLGGLGHMGVKIAHALGAEVTVLSQSLKKQEDGLKLGADHYYATSDPETFTKLAGTFDLIISTVSAPLDFGAYLSLVKTDGALVNVGAPEEPVALNLFSLIGGRKTLAGSMIGGIAETQEMLDFCAAHGLGAEIEVIDADRINEAYERVIASDVRYRFVIDASTI from the coding sequence ATGACCACGAACGTGACCACCGTCCCCGCCTTCGCCGCACCCGCCGCCAACGCCCCGCTGGAGCGCACCACCGTGCCCCGCCGGGCCGTCGGCGAGCACGACGTCCTCATCGAGATCAAGTACGCCGGCATCTGCCACTCCGACATCCACCAGGCGCGCGACGGCTGGGGCGAGGGCATCTTCCCGATGGTCCCCGGCCACGAGATCGCCGGTTTCGTCGCCGAGGTCGGCTCCGGGGTCACGAAGTTCCAGGTCGGCGACCGGGTCGGCGTCGGCTGCTTCGTGGACTCCTGCCGGGAGTGCGCGTACTGCCTCCAGGGCCTGGAGCAGTACTGCTCCGGCACCGGCATGACCGGCACGTACAACGCGCTCGACAAGAACGGCGAGCCCACCTACGGCGGCTACTCCACCCACATCGTCGTCGACGAGAACTACACCCTGCGCATCCCCGAGGGCATCGCCCTCGACGAGGCCGCGCCGCTGCTCTGCGCGGGCATCACCCTCTACTCGCCGCTCGCCCACTGGCAGGCCGGCCCCGGCAAGAAGGTCGCCATCGTCGGCCTGGGCGGCCTCGGCCACATGGGCGTCAAGATCGCCCACGCGCTCGGCGCCGAGGTGACCGTGCTCAGCCAGTCGCTGAAGAAGCAGGAGGACGGGCTCAAGCTGGGCGCCGACCACTACTACGCGACGAGCGACCCGGAGACCTTCACGAAGCTCGCCGGCACCTTCGACCTGATCATCTCCACCGTCTCCGCGCCGCTGGACTTCGGCGCCTACCTGAGCCTGGTGAAGACGGACGGCGCCCTGGTGAACGTCGGTGCGCCCGAGGAGCCCGTCGCGCTCAACCTCTTCTCCCTCATCGGCGGCCGCAAGACCCTCGCGGGCTCGATGATCGGCGGCATCGCGGAGACCCAGGAGATGCTGGACTTCTGCGCGGCCCACGGCCTGGGCGCGGAGATCGAGGTGATCGACGCGGACCGGATCAACGAGGCGTACGAGCGGGTGATCGCGAGCGACGTCCGCTACCGCTTCGTCATCGACGCGTCGACGATCTGA
- a CDS encoding DUF1330 domain-containing protein: MTAYAIGNLHPKPVLDEEVFTYMERIQATLDPFGGRFLVHGAPEREVREGTWPAALVIIGFPTYADARGWYESEPYRALIPLRTRHMAGDVLLVDGVAPGYDPAATAASLRASSADDTA; the protein is encoded by the coding sequence ATGACCGCATACGCCATCGGAAACCTGCACCCGAAGCCCGTCCTCGACGAGGAGGTCTTCACCTACATGGAGCGCATCCAGGCCACCCTCGACCCCTTCGGGGGCCGCTTCCTCGTGCACGGCGCCCCCGAGCGCGAGGTCCGCGAGGGGACGTGGCCCGCCGCCCTCGTGATCATCGGCTTCCCGACGTACGCGGACGCCCGAGGCTGGTACGAGTCCGAGCCCTACCGGGCGCTGATCCCGCTGCGCACCCGTCACATGGCCGGCGACGTCCTCCTCGTCGACGGCGTCGCCCCCGGCTACGACCCGGCGGCGACCGCCGCCTCGCTACGGGCGTCCTCGGCCGACGACACGGCCTGA
- a CDS encoding TIGR03086 family metal-binding protein, which yields MPMNVKGSPDPVDFDRLRDLHARVIRDSATLVHRIAPADLARPTPCAAWTLADLLAHMTAQHHGFAAAARGDGGDPAHWEVRPADGDALARYGEAAERVVAAFAAVDGPDRAFDLPEFSRDRTLRAERAVGFHLIDYVVHGWDVARSLDLPYVPEPDVLAVALPIAEAVPGGEARKAPGGPFGPELPPAEGADPLDRILAVLGRRAGWRPC from the coding sequence ATGCCTATGAATGTGAAGGGGTCTCCGGACCCCGTGGACTTCGACCGGCTCCGGGACCTCCACGCACGCGTGATCCGGGACAGCGCGACCCTCGTGCACCGGATCGCCCCGGCGGATCTGGCCCGGCCGACCCCGTGCGCGGCGTGGACCCTGGCCGATCTGCTCGCCCACATGACGGCCCAGCACCACGGGTTCGCGGCCGCCGCGCGCGGCGACGGTGGGGACCCGGCGCACTGGGAGGTCCGCCCGGCGGACGGGGACGCGCTCGCGCGGTACGGCGAGGCGGCCGAGCGGGTCGTCGCCGCCTTCGCGGCGGTGGACGGCCCGGACAGGGCCTTCGACCTGCCAGAGTTCAGCCGGGACCGGACGCTCAGGGCCGAGCGCGCCGTCGGCTTCCACCTCATCGACTACGTGGTGCACGGCTGGGACGTCGCTCGCAGCCTCGACCTCCCGTACGTGCCGGAGCCGGACGTCCTCGCCGTGGCCCTGCCGATCGCCGAAGCGGTTCCGGGCGGCGAGGCGCGTAAGGCCCCGGGCGGCCCCTTCGGGCCGGAGCTGCCGCCGGCTGAGGGGGCGGACCCGCTGGACCGCATCCTCGCCGTCCTGGGCCGCCGGGCGGGCTGGCGCCCGTGCTGA
- the hutH gene encoding histidine ammonia-lyase: MQTVVLGTSGTTPQDVIDVARHGARVELSPEAVEALAAARSIVDALAAKPEPVYGVSTGFGALATRHIGHELRAQLQRNIVRSHAAGMGPRVEREVVRALMFLRLKTVASGHTGVRPEVAQTMADVLNAGITPVVHEYGSLGCSGDLAPLSHCALALMGEGDAEGPDGELKPAGELLAAHGIAPVELKEKEGLALLNGTDGMLGMLVMALADLDTLYKSADITAALSLEALLGTEKVLEPELHAIRPHPGQTASAANMLAVLKGSELTGHFQSGEAPRVQDAYSVRCAPQVAGAGRDTMAHALLVAERELAAAVDNPVVLADGQVRSNGNFHGAPVAYVLDFLAIAAADLGSIAERRTDRLLDKNRSHGLPPFLADDAGVDSGLMIAQYTQAALVSEMKRLAVPASADSIPSSAMQEDHVSMGWSAARKLRTAIGNLNRIIAVELYAATRGIELRHGLTPAPASQAAIDALRAAGVQGPGPDRFLAPDLAAADTFVREGKLLAAVEPVTGPLA; encoded by the coding sequence ATGCAGACAGTCGTCCTCGGCACGTCCGGCACGACCCCGCAGGACGTCATCGACGTCGCCCGCCACGGCGCCCGCGTCGAGCTGTCGCCCGAGGCCGTGGAGGCCCTGGCCGCCGCCCGGAGCATCGTCGACGCGCTCGCCGCCAAGCCCGAGCCCGTCTACGGGGTCTCCACCGGCTTCGGCGCGCTCGCCACCCGGCACATCGGCCATGAGCTCCGTGCCCAGCTCCAGCGCAACATCGTCCGCTCGCACGCCGCCGGCATGGGCCCGCGCGTCGAGCGCGAGGTCGTCCGCGCCCTGATGTTCCTGCGGCTCAAGACCGTCGCCTCGGGCCACACCGGCGTCCGCCCCGAGGTCGCGCAGACCATGGCCGACGTCCTCAACGCCGGGATCACCCCGGTCGTGCACGAGTACGGCTCCCTCGGCTGCTCCGGCGACCTCGCCCCGCTCTCCCACTGCGCCCTCGCGCTCATGGGCGAGGGTGACGCCGAGGGCCCCGACGGTGAGCTGAAGCCCGCCGGCGAGCTGCTCGCCGCGCACGGCATCGCGCCCGTCGAGCTCAAGGAGAAGGAGGGCCTGGCCCTCCTCAACGGCACCGACGGCATGCTCGGCATGCTGGTCATGGCCCTCGCCGACCTCGACACCCTCTACAAGTCGGCCGACATCACCGCCGCGCTCTCCCTCGAAGCCCTCCTCGGCACCGAGAAGGTCCTCGAACCCGAGCTGCACGCCATCCGCCCGCACCCGGGCCAGACGGCCTCCGCCGCCAACATGCTTGCCGTGCTCAAGGGCTCCGAGCTCACCGGTCACTTCCAGAGCGGCGAGGCCCCCCGCGTCCAGGACGCCTACTCGGTCCGCTGCGCCCCGCAGGTCGCCGGCGCCGGCCGCGACACCATGGCCCACGCCCTGCTCGTCGCCGAGCGCGAGCTGGCCGCCGCCGTCGACAACCCGGTGGTCCTCGCCGACGGTCAGGTCCGCTCCAACGGCAACTTCCACGGCGCCCCCGTCGCGTACGTCCTCGACTTCCTCGCGATCGCCGCCGCCGACCTCGGCTCCATCGCCGAGCGCCGCACCGACCGGCTCCTCGACAAGAACCGCTCGCACGGCCTGCCGCCCTTCCTCGCCGACGACGCCGGCGTCGACTCGGGCCTGATGATCGCCCAGTACACGCAGGCCGCCCTGGTCAGCGAGATGAAGCGGCTCGCCGTTCCGGCCTCCGCCGACTCCATCCCGTCCTCCGCGATGCAGGAGGACCACGTCTCCATGGGCTGGTCCGCCGCCCGCAAGCTGCGCACCGCGATCGGCAACCTCAACCGGATCATCGCCGTCGAGCTGTACGCCGCGACCCGCGGCATCGAGCTCCGCCACGGCCTGACCCCGGCCCCCGCCTCCCAGGCCGCCATCGACGCCCTGCGCGCGGCCGGCGTCCAGGGCCCCGGCCCGGACCGGTTCCTCGCCCCCGACCTGGCGGCCGCCGACACCTTCGTGCGCGAGGGCAAGCTGCTCGCCGCGGTGGAGCCGGTCACCGGCCCGCTGGCGTAA
- the msrA gene encoding peptide-methionine (S)-S-oxide reductase MsrA, translating to MFLSRTPVLPTPEQALRGRPEPEFAVPERHTVLGNPLLGPYPEGLEVADFALGCFWGAERKFWQTDGVWTTLVGYQGGYTPNPAYEEVCSGLTGHTEVVRVVFDPAKVSYESLLKLFWESHDPTQGFRQGNDVGTQYRSAVYTHTPAQAATADSSREAYQKVLTGSGYGTISTEILPAEGRAFYPAEGYHQQYLDKNPAGYCGIGGTGVSCPIGVAKADG from the coding sequence ATGTTCCTGTCCCGCACCCCCGTCCTCCCCACCCCCGAGCAGGCCCTGCGCGGCCGCCCCGAGCCGGAGTTCGCCGTCCCCGAGCGTCACACGGTCCTCGGCAACCCGCTCCTCGGCCCGTACCCGGAGGGCCTGGAGGTCGCCGACTTCGCCCTCGGCTGTTTCTGGGGCGCAGAGCGCAAGTTCTGGCAGACCGACGGCGTCTGGACGACCCTCGTCGGCTATCAGGGCGGCTACACGCCGAACCCGGCGTACGAGGAGGTCTGCTCGGGCCTGACCGGTCACACCGAGGTCGTCCGGGTCGTCTTCGACCCGGCGAAGGTCTCGTACGAGTCCCTCCTGAAGCTCTTCTGGGAGTCCCACGACCCGACGCAGGGCTTCCGGCAGGGCAACGACGTGGGCACCCAGTACCGCTCGGCGGTCTACACCCACACGCCCGCACAGGCGGCGACGGCCGACTCCTCCCGCGAGGCCTACCAGAAGGTCCTGACGGGCTCCGGCTACGGCACGATCAGCACGGAGATCCTCCCGGCGGAGGGCCGTGCCTTCTACCCGGCCGAGGGCTACCACCAGCAGTACCTGGACAAGAACCCGGCGGGCTACTGCGGCATCGGCGGTACGGGCGTCTCCTGCCCGATCGGCGTCGCGAAGGCCGACGGCTGA
- a CDS encoding helix-turn-helix transcriptional regulator, translated as MDLSAELSEFLRSRRARLKPEDVGLPEFGRHRRVPGLRREELAQLAGVSVAYYTRLEQGNGRNVSMEVLDSIARALRLSDTERAHLTHLAKPTAKKKQHRAAIARPQLVRPGLQHLLDAMDGVPAFLMGRRGDILAWNRMARALMGDFAAMEPEERNMARLVFLGSNARDLYLDWESKATEVVSVLRLYAGCYPDDPALLALVGELSVKSEEFRSLWAAHTVADKGHGTKRLRHPLVGEMTLAYESMKVAGGDPDLVIVTYQAEPGTASADALRLLAQWGVEEVVR; from the coding sequence ATGGATCTCAGTGCCGAACTCAGCGAATTCCTGCGCTCGCGCCGGGCCCGGCTGAAGCCGGAGGACGTGGGTCTGCCGGAGTTCGGGCGTCATCGCCGGGTACCGGGGCTGCGCCGGGAGGAGCTGGCGCAGCTGGCCGGGGTGTCGGTGGCGTACTACACCCGGCTCGAACAGGGCAACGGCCGCAATGTGTCCATGGAGGTGCTCGACTCCATCGCGCGGGCCCTGCGGCTGAGCGACACCGAGCGGGCGCATCTGACGCACCTGGCCAAGCCGACGGCGAAGAAGAAGCAGCACCGGGCGGCGATCGCCCGTCCCCAGCTGGTGCGGCCCGGTCTGCAGCACCTCCTGGACGCGATGGACGGCGTCCCCGCCTTCCTCATGGGGCGTCGGGGCGACATCCTCGCGTGGAACCGGATGGCGCGGGCCCTGATGGGCGACTTCGCGGCGATGGAGCCGGAGGAGCGCAACATGGCCCGGCTGGTCTTCCTCGGGTCGAACGCGCGCGATCTCTACCTGGACTGGGAGAGCAAGGCGACCGAGGTGGTGAGCGTGCTGCGGTTGTACGCGGGCTGCTATCCGGACGATCCGGCGCTGCTGGCGCTGGTCGGCGAGCTGTCGGTGAAGAGCGAGGAGTTCCGCTCGCTGTGGGCGGCGCACACCGTCGCGGACAAGGGGCACGGGACGAAGCGGCTGCGGCATCCGCTGGTGGGCGAGATGACGCTGGCGTACGAGAGCATGAAGGTGGCGGGCGGGGACCCGGATCTGGTGATCGTGACGTACCAGGCGGAGCCGGGAACGGCGTCGGCGGACGCGCTGCGGCTGCTGGCGCAGTGGGGTGTGGAGGAAGTCGTACGGTGA
- a CDS encoding MarR family winged helix-turn-helix transcriptional regulator, which produces MAENTAADASTAATPATATPGSPSHPSDPPRPDLAAMVVPLGRTLMAAEQPILDAHGLTMWGYVVLLHLDEKPIRTQAALAEAVRADKTRIIPVLDDLEARGLLRRQPDPEDRRARLLSLTAEGRHLRDATQAAIQEGEEHLLARLPAADREGFLRGLRTLHDLSGQP; this is translated from the coding sequence ATGGCCGAGAACACCGCAGCGGACGCATCGACCGCAGCCACCCCAGCCACCGCGACCCCGGGCAGCCCCTCCCACCCCTCCGACCCCCCTCGCCCCGACCTCGCCGCCATGGTCGTCCCGCTCGGCCGCACCCTGATGGCCGCCGAGCAGCCGATCCTCGACGCCCACGGTCTGACCATGTGGGGGTACGTGGTCCTCCTCCACCTCGACGAGAAGCCCATCCGCACCCAGGCCGCGCTGGCCGAGGCCGTCCGGGCGGACAAGACGCGGATCATCCCCGTCCTCGACGACCTGGAGGCACGCGGACTGCTGCGCCGGCAGCCTGACCCCGAGGACCGCCGGGCGCGGCTTCTCTCCCTCACCGCCGAGGGCCGCCACCTGCGCGACGCCACGCAGGCCGCGATCCAGGAGGGCGAGGAACACCTGCTCGCCCGACTGCCGGCGGCCGACCGCGAGGGCTTCCTCCGGGGCCTGCGCACCCTGCACGACCTCTCCGGGCAGCCCTAA
- a CDS encoding serine/threonine-protein kinase has translation MLADRYELDRVLGRGGMGEVWAARDTRLHRHVAVKLLQQHMSRVDGALDLFFREARTAGGLNHPGVVTVYDLGQDTDGTLFLVMELVKGKDLRSVLTDDGTPTLDVALECAIQTADALVAAHAAGVVHRDLKPENLMVTPSGTVKILDFGIARYLSTATTASRVVGTPAYMPPERLQGKVGDGRGDLYSLGCVLYELVTGQPPFGLLEVGAMAFAHVYTPPQPPSTHRDGIPPALDDLLSALLAKDPDRRPTTASQARDRLSAVLSELRGGAGPTPTVEEPEKPTPTVEDPLRTRTEHARSVSDTKDFQEAARLFADLGTECAHTLGPDHPDTLARRRDHAWNVGRTGNHAEAVRLYNEFIDRYARVCGPDDPGVLRACGDHAWNVGQSGDHAKAARMQAVLIKDRTRVLGAEHPDTLYSRHNHAWNIGQAGDHAEAVRLYGAFVYTYVRVLGTADTDVLAARHNHAWNVSETGDHATAVRLYEEFIDVYERVLGPDNSQVLSARYQHARSIGIASDPARAARMQTELIKDRTGVLGPHHPDTLATRHNHAWNTGMSGEHATAVRLYDEFIHVYAQTLGQDDAEVLSARHNQAWNAGRSGDHAKAARLLAGLIKDRTRILGADAPDTLETRHVHAWNVGETGKHAKAARLFDGFIDTYTRVLGPEDTRVLGARHSHAWYVASTGAHARAARLYDEFIDTYARILGADDVDVLKARQTHAWLKQQLGYA, from the coding sequence ATGCTGGCCGACCGCTACGAGCTGGACCGGGTACTGGGCCGCGGCGGCATGGGGGAGGTCTGGGCCGCGCGCGACACCCGCCTGCACAGACACGTCGCGGTCAAACTGCTCCAGCAGCACATGTCCCGGGTGGACGGCGCACTCGACCTGTTCTTCCGCGAGGCGAGGACCGCGGGAGGACTGAATCATCCGGGTGTCGTGACGGTGTACGACCTGGGCCAGGACACCGACGGAACCCTGTTCCTCGTGATGGAGCTGGTGAAGGGCAAGGACCTGCGGTCGGTCCTGACCGACGACGGGACGCCGACGCTCGACGTCGCGCTGGAATGCGCGATACAGACGGCCGACGCACTGGTGGCCGCGCACGCGGCCGGGGTCGTCCACCGCGACCTGAAGCCGGAGAACCTCATGGTGACGCCCTCGGGGACGGTGAAGATCCTCGACTTCGGCATCGCCCGCTACCTGTCGACGGCCACGACGGCCAGCCGGGTGGTCGGCACACCCGCCTACATGCCACCGGAACGCCTGCAGGGCAAGGTCGGCGACGGGCGCGGGGATCTGTACTCCCTCGGATGCGTGCTGTACGAACTGGTCACGGGGCAGCCTCCGTTCGGGTTACTGGAGGTGGGCGCGATGGCGTTCGCCCACGTGTACACCCCACCCCAGCCCCCCAGCACCCACCGGGACGGGATACCCCCCGCGCTGGACGACCTCCTGTCGGCCCTGCTCGCCAAGGACCCCGACCGACGCCCCACCACCGCAAGCCAGGCCCGCGACCGACTGAGCGCCGTACTGAGTGAACTTCGGGGCGGGGCGGGACCGACCCCGACGGTCGAGGAACCGGAGAAGCCGACTCCCACGGTCGAGGACCCGCTGCGCACGCGTACGGAGCACGCGCGTTCCGTGTCCGACACGAAGGACTTCCAGGAGGCCGCGCGACTGTTCGCCGACCTGGGCACCGAATGCGCACACACGCTCGGGCCGGACCACCCGGACACCCTGGCCCGACGCCGCGACCACGCGTGGAACGTCGGCCGGACCGGGAACCACGCGGAGGCCGTCCGCCTCTACAACGAGTTCATCGACCGGTACGCACGCGTGTGCGGCCCCGACGACCCCGGAGTGCTGCGGGCGTGCGGCGACCACGCCTGGAACGTGGGGCAGAGCGGAGACCACGCCAAAGCGGCCCGGATGCAGGCAGTGCTCATCAAGGACCGCACTCGGGTCCTCGGCGCGGAACATCCCGACACGCTGTACAGCCGGCACAACCATGCCTGGAACATCGGACAGGCAGGTGACCACGCCGAAGCCGTACGCCTCTACGGCGCGTTCGTCTACACCTATGTCAGGGTTCTCGGCACGGCCGACACCGACGTCCTGGCAGCACGGCACAACCATGCCTGGAACGTGAGCGAGACGGGCGACCACGCCACAGCGGTTCGCCTCTACGAGGAGTTCATCGACGTCTACGAACGCGTCCTCGGCCCCGACAACTCACAGGTGCTGTCGGCTCGTTACCAGCACGCCCGGAGCATCGGCATCGCGAGCGACCCCGCCAGGGCGGCCAGAATGCAGACCGAACTCATCAAGGACCGCACCGGCGTGCTGGGCCCTCACCACCCCGACACGCTGGCCACCCGGCACAACCACGCCTGGAACACCGGAATGTCCGGCGAACACGCCACGGCGGTCCGCCTCTACGACGAGTTCATCCACGTCTACGCCCAGACCCTGGGGCAGGACGACGCCGAAGTCCTGTCCGCCCGGCACAACCAGGCTTGGAACGCCGGCCGGAGCGGCGACCACGCCAAGGCGGCGCGATTGCTGGCCGGACTCATCAAGGACCGGACCCGGATCCTCGGCGCCGACGCCCCCGACACGCTGGAAACGCGGCACGTCCATGCCTGGAACGTCGGCGAGACGGGCAAACACGCCAAGGCCGCCCGTCTCTTCGACGGATTCATCGACACGTACACCCGGGTCCTGGGGCCGGAGGACACCCGAGTCCTGGGAGCACGGCACAGCCACGCCTGGTACGTCGCCAGCACGGGCGCCCACGCCAGAGCCGCCCGCCTCTACGACGAGTTCATCGACACCTACGCCCGGATCCTCGGCGCGGACGACGTCGATGTCCTGAAAGCGCGGCAGACCCATGCCTGGCTGAAGCAACAGCTCGGTTACGCGTGA
- a CDS encoding L,D-transpeptidase produces MEKRVMTDGKRRRRSLAAAAAVLGGVLVLSACNDGDKGAGASGSATPQSQAQVDEAAAQKTSKAQITISPKNGAQNASINNDAKVTVTEGKLTEVVMTSAEGEAVKGEIAADGLSWKPTGQLKRATVYKIAATAADAEGLEAHENSSFTTVSKANSFIGNFTPEDGSTVGVGMPVSINFNKAITDKAAVQGGITVTSSSGQEVVGHWFDGTRLDFRPDDYWTEGSTVTLKLDLDGVEGADGVFGVQQKTVTFKIGRNQVSTVDVATKTMTVTQDGKTIKTIPISAGSPDNPTYNGQMVISEKFKETRMNGATVGFTDDDGKGEYDIKDVPHAMRLSTSGTFIHGNYWGPDSIFGSANTSHGCVGLNDVKGAGDPNQQAAWLYDHSIVGDVVIVKNSKDKTISPSNGLNGWNMNWAEWKAGSAA; encoded by the coding sequence ATGGAGAAGCGTGTGATGACGGACGGCAAGCGCCGCCGCAGGAGCCTGGCCGCCGCGGCCGCCGTGCTCGGCGGCGTGCTGGTGCTCTCGGCGTGCAACGACGGGGACAAGGGCGCGGGCGCCTCCGGCTCCGCGACGCCGCAGTCACAGGCCCAGGTCGACGAGGCGGCCGCGCAGAAGACCTCCAAGGCGCAGATCACCATCTCGCCGAAGAACGGCGCGCAGAACGCCTCCATCAACAACGACGCCAAGGTCACCGTCACCGAGGGCAAGCTCACCGAGGTCGTCATGACCTCCGCCGAGGGCGAGGCCGTCAAGGGCGAGATAGCGGCCGACGGCCTCAGCTGGAAGCCGACCGGCCAGCTCAAGCGCGCCACGGTCTACAAGATCGCCGCCACCGCCGCGGACGCGGAGGGCCTGGAGGCCCACGAGAACTCCTCGTTCACCACCGTCTCCAAGGCCAACAGCTTCATCGGCAACTTCACGCCCGAGGACGGTTCGACCGTCGGCGTCGGCATGCCGGTCTCGATCAACTTCAACAAGGCGATCACCGACAAGGCGGCCGTCCAGGGCGGCATCACGGTCACCTCCAGCAGCGGCCAGGAGGTCGTCGGGCACTGGTTCGACGGCACGCGCCTCGACTTCCGTCCGGACGACTACTGGACCGAGGGCTCGACCGTGACCCTCAAGCTCGACCTCGACGGCGTCGAGGGCGCCGACGGTGTCTTCGGCGTCCAGCAGAAGACCGTCACCTTCAAGATCGGCCGCAACCAGGTCTCCACCGTCGACGTCGCCACCAAGACCATGACGGTCACCCAGGACGGCAAGACGATCAAGACCATCCCGATCTCCGCCGGCTCCCCGGACAACCCGACCTACAACGGTCAGATGGTGATCTCCGAGAAGTTCAAGGAGACCCGGATGAACGGCGCGACCGTCGGCTTCACCGACGACGACGGCAAGGGCGAGTACGACATCAAGGACGTGCCGCACGCCATGCGCCTGTCCACGTCGGGCACGTTCATCCACGGCAACTACTGGGGCCCGGACTCGATCTTCGGCTCGGCCAACACCAGCCACGGCTGCGTCGGCCTGAACGACGTCAAGGGCGCCGGCGACCCGAACCAGCAGGCCGCCTGGCTCTACGACCACTCGATCGTCGGTGACGTCGTGATCGTCAAGAACTCCAAGGACAAGACGATCTCCCCCAGCAACGGCCTCAACGGCTGGAACATGAACTGGGCGGAGTGGAAGGCCGGCTCGGCGGCCTGA